In a genomic window of Allomeiothermus silvanus DSM 9946:
- a CDS encoding O-acetylhomoserine aminocarboxypropyltransferase/cysteine synthase family protein, whose amino-acid sequence MSEKKFSFETLQLHAGYTPDPSTGARQVPIYATTSYQFKDADHAARLFGLQEFGNIYTRIMNPTTDVLEKRIAALEGGAAALATSSGHAAQFLAITNIAQAGDNFVSTPNLYGGSINQFKVTLPRLGIESRFTSRAETAEEFIAQTDANTRFWYLESVGNPALNIPDFENIAQAAQERGIALFVDNTFGQGGYLFRPIEWGANVVVHSATKWIGGHGAAIAGLIVDGANFNWENGRYPLLTQPQPGYHGLELTKTFGNLAFILKARVDGLRDQGQALGPFEAWLLLLGLETLSLRAERSVHNTLALAHWLREQDEVAWVNYPGLEDHPSYHKAVKYFKGKPGAVLTFGLKGGYEAAKQFIYGLELISHLANVGDTRTLAIHPASTTHSQLSAEEQVRAGVNPELVRLSVGIEALEDLQADIAQALRAKTSVAAD is encoded by the coding sequence ATGTCCGAGAAAAAGTTTAGCTTCGAGACCCTGCAACTCCACGCCGGCTATACCCCGGACCCCAGCACCGGGGCCCGCCAGGTGCCCATCTACGCCACGACCAGTTACCAGTTCAAAGACGCCGACCACGCGGCGAGGCTCTTCGGGTTGCAGGAGTTCGGCAACATCTATACCCGCATCATGAACCCCACCACCGACGTGCTCGAGAAGCGCATCGCTGCGCTCGAGGGCGGGGCCGCCGCGCTGGCCACCAGCTCAGGGCACGCGGCGCAGTTTTTAGCCATCACCAATATTGCTCAGGCCGGGGATAACTTCGTCAGCACCCCCAATCTCTACGGCGGGAGTATCAACCAGTTCAAGGTCACGCTGCCCCGCTTGGGCATCGAAAGTCGCTTCACCAGCCGAGCCGAAACCGCCGAGGAGTTCATCGCCCAGACCGACGCCAACACCCGGTTTTGGTACCTCGAGTCGGTGGGGAACCCGGCGCTCAACATCCCCGACTTTGAGAATATTGCCCAAGCCGCCCAGGAACGTGGCATCGCCCTCTTCGTGGACAACACCTTCGGGCAGGGCGGTTACCTCTTCCGGCCTATCGAGTGGGGAGCTAACGTGGTGGTGCACTCGGCCACCAAGTGGATCGGCGGGCACGGGGCGGCCATCGCAGGATTGATCGTTGACGGCGCAAACTTCAACTGGGAGAACGGGCGTTACCCCCTTCTCACCCAGCCTCAGCCCGGATACCACGGCCTCGAGCTCACCAAGACCTTCGGCAACCTAGCCTTCATCCTCAAGGCCCGGGTGGACGGCCTGCGCGACCAAGGGCAAGCCCTCGGTCCCTTCGAGGCCTGGCTCTTGCTGTTGGGGTTAGAAACCCTTTCTCTTCGGGCTGAGCGCTCCGTGCACAACACCCTTGCCCTCGCCCACTGGTTGCGCGAGCAAGACGAGGTGGCCTGGGTCAACTACCCCGGCCTAGAAGACCACCCCAGCTACCACAAGGCCGTCAAGTACTTCAAAGGCAAGCCGGGCGCGGTCCTGACTTTTGGGCTCAAGGGGGGTTATGAGGCGGCTAAGCAGTTCATCTACGGCCTCGAGCTGATCTCCCACCTCGCCAACGTGGGCGATACCCGCACTTTGGCGATCCACCCGGCCTCCACCACCCACTCCCAGCTTTCTGCCGAGGAACAGGTTCGGGCTGGGGTCAATCCCGAACTGGTGCGGCTCAGCGTGGGGATCGAGGCGCTGGAGGATCTCCAGGCCGATATCGCCCAGGCGTTGCGGGCCAAGACCTCGGTAGCGGCAGATTAG
- a CDS encoding integrase core domain-containing protein: protein MQFTTVGREIWRGARQAQRLAEANASDPEVQERLRKLRLVKALRESKKSWKEIQDLVGISRATYHRWQKALKEKGLAGLKPRSRRPKHLRTKVHWTPGLLIRIETLRKENPTWGRWSIWLTLRKEGFQMSERTVGRILAYLEKHRRIESVAGYLARTQRGKLKRRVNRPYAKRKPRGYEARAPGDLVQVDTLTLTLGPGSMVKHFSAIDLHSRFVLAEVHSRATAKLSEGFLSLLLARAPFPIRAIQVDGGSEFMAEFEEACCALGIALFVLPPRSPKLNGHVERMQRTFKEEFYTRPLPTPLSELQAELDTYLDYYNRRRPHMALGGLAPLEFLAKMQEESVPQRVSNVLTDYRGLTFL from the coding sequence GTGCAGTTTACCACCGTTGGCCGAGAGATATGGAGAGGCGCTAGACAAGCACAGAGGCTGGCCGAGGCCAACGCAAGCGACCCAGAGGTCCAGGAACGTCTGCGCAAGCTCCGACTGGTCAAAGCCCTGCGTGAAAGTAAAAAGAGCTGGAAGGAGATCCAGGACCTGGTCGGGATCAGCCGGGCCACCTACCACCGCTGGCAAAAAGCCCTAAAAGAAAAGGGCCTGGCTGGACTCAAACCCCGCTCCCGCCGCCCTAAGCACCTGCGCACAAAGGTCCACTGGACCCCAGGGCTGCTCATTAGAATAGAAACTCTCCGCAAGGAAAACCCCACCTGGGGACGCTGGTCCATCTGGCTTACCCTCCGCAAGGAGGGTTTCCAGATGAGCGAACGCACGGTGGGGCGCATCCTGGCCTACCTGGAGAAGCACCGACGTATCGAGAGCGTGGCCGGCTACCTGGCCCGGACTCAAAGAGGGAAGCTAAAGCGAAGGGTAAACCGGCCCTACGCCAAAAGGAAGCCCCGAGGATACGAGGCCAGGGCTCCTGGGGACCTGGTCCAGGTGGACACCCTCACCCTGACCTTAGGACCGGGAAGCATGGTCAAGCACTTCTCGGCGATTGACCTCCATAGCCGGTTTGTCCTGGCGGAGGTGCACAGCCGGGCCACGGCTAAGCTTTCTGAGGGGTTCTTGTCCTTGCTTCTGGCCAGGGCCCCTTTTCCCATCCGGGCCATCCAGGTGGATGGGGGCAGCGAGTTCATGGCCGAGTTTGAGGAGGCCTGCTGTGCTCTGGGGATTGCCTTGTTTGTGCTACCGCCGAGGAGTCCTAAACTCAATGGTCACGTGGAGCGGATGCAGCGGACCTTCAAGGAGGAGTTCTACACCCGGCCTTTGCCCACCCCGCTCAGCGAGCTGCAGGCAGAGCTGGATACCTACCTGGACTACTACAACCGCCGAAGGCCTCACATGGCCCTGGGGGGTCTTGCTCCGCTGGAGTTTTTGGCTAAGATGCAAGAGGAGTCGGTTCCTCAAAGAGTCTCAAATGTGTTGACCGATTACAGAGGGTTGACATTTCTCTGA
- the metX gene encoding homoserine O-acetyltransferase MetX has protein sequence MVRERFQSESEPIVWEVWGEHGAILRLPVPQPSVAQEPIPCTAILQEENFALEHGGLLPELRLRFETYGRLNPAKDNACLVFHALTGSAHLAGTYGELALKGLSPLEQAFGPQGWWDDLVGAGKPLDPARHYVICANHIGSCYGSTGPLTPNPQTGLAYGPTFPRLTIRDLARAQARLLDLLGVEKVTVIGGSLGGMVAMEFALLFPARVNKLVVLAAPPVHGPWARAFNRLSRDAITADPAYKGGYYSEQPLGLQLARSIAMLSYRAPKSFAERWRQTPEQGESYVVYQGEKFIRRFDANAYLTLSLAMDTHDVGRGRGGIGIALERLQPIPSLFVGIDTDVLYTASEVRDAAELAGGRYEEIQSPHGHDAFLIETEQVGAILRSFL, from the coding sequence GTGGTGCGCGAACGGTTCCAATCCGAATCTGAGCCCATTGTCTGGGAGGTGTGGGGAGAGCACGGGGCGATTTTGCGTCTCCCCGTGCCCCAGCCTAGCGTCGCTCAAGAGCCTATTCCCTGCACAGCCATTCTCCAGGAGGAGAACTTTGCCCTCGAGCATGGCGGCCTCCTCCCCGAGCTACGCTTGCGCTTCGAGACCTATGGGCGGCTGAACCCTGCGAAGGATAATGCTTGCTTGGTCTTTCACGCGCTCACTGGGAGTGCGCACCTGGCCGGTACTTACGGTGAACTAGCGCTTAAGGGGCTCAGCCCGCTCGAGCAGGCTTTCGGTCCTCAGGGCTGGTGGGACGATCTGGTCGGGGCGGGGAAACCCCTCGATCCTGCGCGGCACTACGTGATCTGCGCCAACCACATCGGCAGTTGCTACGGCAGCACCGGTCCCCTCACCCCCAACCCCCAGACCGGACTGGCCTACGGCCCGACCTTTCCCCGGCTCACCATCCGTGACTTGGCTCGAGCCCAGGCCCGGCTTTTAGACCTCTTGGGGGTGGAAAAGGTCACGGTGATCGGCGGCAGCCTAGGGGGGATGGTGGCCATGGAGTTCGCTTTGTTGTTCCCTGCGCGGGTTAATAAACTGGTGGTGCTGGCTGCCCCGCCTGTCCATGGGCCGTGGGCCAGGGCTTTCAACCGGCTCTCGCGCGATGCTATTACCGCCGACCCGGCGTATAAGGGGGGGTACTATAGCGAACAGCCTCTAGGTTTACAGCTAGCCCGCTCGATCGCTATGCTCTCTTACCGCGCTCCTAAATCCTTTGCCGAGCGCTGGCGGCAGACCCCCGAACAGGGTGAAAGCTACGTGGTCTACCAGGGGGAGAAGTTCATCCGCCGTTTCGATGCCAACGCTTATCTGACCCTCTCGCTAGCCATGGATACCCATGACGTGGGCCGGGGCCGGGGCGGGATTGGAATAGCGCTCGAGCGTCTCCAGCCCATTCCCTCCCTCTTCGTGGGGATTGATACCGATGTGCTCTACACTGCTTCCGAGGTCCGCGATGCAGCGGAGCTGGCGGGTGGGCGCTACGAGGAGATCCAAAGCCCCCACGGCCACGATGCCTTTTTGATCGAAACCGAGCAGGTAGGAGCGATTCTACGGTCTTTCTTGTAG
- a CDS encoding ABC transporter substrate-binding protein, with product MKYSSGRNSRWIVIVLALLLTQSQAQQKVVNVLCSVTQNWCESLGPAFKQATGIDVRIVSLSTNEALARLRAEQANPTFDVWFGGTGDPHYEAFKDAITEWYRVKAYKDLSQNMKDAIGATYTPLYQGILGFGINPKVLQERGAPIPKCWKDLSNPAYKGLIQVANPNTSGTAYTMIATLVQLFGEDEAFNVMRSFHRNVAEYTRSGVAPRIALGRGEIGIGIQFMHDLVEFKKQGFPIEIVAPCEGTGYEIGGLSLVRGAKNKANAQAFMDWAVSPGAQQLAFKAGAFSLPSNTKTPLVEDVPDPKDFKLIKYDNKKYGDPDLRTRLITRWTREIFPLPRR from the coding sequence ATGAAATACAGTTCCGGGCGGAATTCCCGCTGGATTGTTATCGTGCTGGCGTTGCTCTTGACGCAAAGCCAGGCCCAGCAAAAAGTGGTCAATGTTTTGTGCAGCGTGACGCAAAACTGGTGCGAATCCCTGGGTCCGGCGTTCAAACAAGCCACCGGGATCGACGTGCGAATTGTGAGCCTCTCGACCAACGAGGCTCTGGCTCGTTTGCGGGCCGAACAGGCCAACCCGACTTTTGATGTGTGGTTTGGCGGCACCGGCGATCCCCATTACGAAGCCTTCAAGGACGCCATCACCGAGTGGTACCGGGTCAAGGCCTATAAAGACCTCTCGCAAAACATGAAAGACGCCATCGGGGCGACCTACACCCCGCTCTATCAGGGCATCCTGGGCTTCGGCATCAACCCCAAGGTACTGCAAGAGCGTGGCGCTCCCATTCCCAAGTGCTGGAAGGATCTCTCCAACCCTGCCTATAAGGGCCTGATCCAAGTCGCCAACCCCAATACCTCGGGCACCGCCTACACCATGATCGCCACCTTGGTACAGCTCTTTGGCGAAGACGAAGCCTTCAACGTGATGCGCAGCTTTCACCGCAACGTGGCCGAGTACACCCGAAGCGGTGTGGCTCCCCGAATTGCGCTGGGCCGAGGCGAGATCGGGATCGGGATCCAGTTCATGCACGACCTGGTGGAGTTCAAGAAGCAGGGCTTCCCAATCGAGATCGTGGCCCCCTGCGAGGGGACCGGCTACGAAATCGGGGGCTTGAGCCTGGTGCGCGGGGCCAAGAACAAGGCCAACGCACAGGCTTTCATGGACTGGGCGGTAAGCCCAGGGGCCCAGCAACTGGCCTTCAAGGCCGGGGCCTTCTCCTTGCCCTCCAACACCAAGACCCCGCTGGTGGAAGATGTGCCCGACCCCAAAGACTTCAAGCTCATCAAGTACGACAACAAGAAGTATGGCGACCCCGACCTCCGCACCCGGCTTATCACCCGCTGGACTCGAGAGATCTTCCCCCTCCCCCGGAGGTAG
- a CDS encoding peptidylprolyl isomerase translates to MLRLLLCLLVCFGLALAQQTQPQQVQPADDPVVAEVGGQALKKSYFDFEWSFFVKTSLQRQGMPATPESEAQFERFKPQFLGRLAKDYAVIKASERAGLAASKEAVENQVAEARKDFESDEAFNQALSQVGIASIDDYRMLVYEALTYNAYLEQLQEQVKPSESALRLIYGLSQAEFTTPETYCASHILVVSGDEAISLIRQLGQGADFATLAKQYSQDPGSKDNGGDLGCEPRGTYVAPFENAMIRLKAGQTSREPVRTEFGFHIIRLNKIEPSTVRPFDEVKSSIAERVVQRALEKLLDRIAQRVGITLYPERLGLPTQP, encoded by the coding sequence ATGCTTAGATTGTTGCTTTGCCTTTTGGTGTGTTTCGGTCTCGCTTTGGCCCAACAGACTCAACCGCAGCAAGTTCAGCCCGCCGATGACCCGGTAGTGGCAGAGGTTGGCGGACAAGCGCTGAAAAAGAGCTACTTCGATTTCGAATGGAGCTTTTTCGTCAAAACCTCGCTCCAGCGCCAGGGGATGCCCGCCACGCCGGAGTCGGAAGCCCAGTTCGAGCGCTTCAAACCGCAGTTCCTCGGGCGCCTGGCTAAAGATTACGCGGTTATTAAAGCCTCCGAGCGGGCTGGCTTGGCCGCCAGCAAAGAGGCCGTTGAAAACCAGGTGGCCGAGGCCCGCAAGGATTTTGAGAGCGACGAGGCTTTTAACCAAGCGTTGAGCCAGGTAGGCATCGCGAGCATCGACGATTACCGGATGCTGGTGTATGAGGCTCTTACCTACAATGCCTACCTCGAGCAACTCCAGGAGCAGGTCAAACCCAGCGAGTCGGCGCTTCGGCTCATCTATGGGCTTTCCCAGGCCGAGTTTACCACCCCTGAGACGTACTGCGCCTCGCATATCCTGGTGGTGAGCGGCGACGAGGCCATCTCCTTGATCCGGCAGTTGGGCCAGGGGGCCGATTTCGCCACGCTAGCCAAGCAGTACTCCCAAGACCCCGGCAGCAAGGACAATGGCGGTGACCTCGGTTGTGAACCCCGCGGGACCTATGTGGCCCCCTTCGAGAACGCCATGATTCGGCTCAAGGCCGGGCAGACCAGCCGTGAGCCGGTGCGCACCGAGTTCGGTTTTCATATTATTCGGCTCAACAAGATCGAGCCCAGCACGGTACGCCCGTTCGACGAGGTGAAGTCGAGCATCGCCGAAAGGGTGGTACAGCGAGCTTTGGAGAAGCTTCTAGACCGCATTGCCCAGCGGGTAGGGATCACCCTCTACCCGGAGCGCCTAGGGCTTCCCACCCAGCCTTAA
- a CDS encoding nitrilase-related carbon-nitrogen hydrolase: MRVHLVAVQAEIQPAAYRSAEAFRERVLALTRSAVEGLPEGEPRVVAFPEAFALPLCFWLETPEEIVQAPSALSAAAALLRKRWPEALRLAIPSPAVFFHLRALEVWPVYEAVFREAARAGQAYVVAGSLFSPPMDWEPARGYHRVSRAVFNQTLLISPWGMVLSRIPKMNLTQDETKSFLSGGPLGSQVVQTQIGTLGTLICLDAFHERWVEWVDSQGAWLLVQPSANAAKWEGPWSADARQIEGEVWLREGLAKKLAARENLRYGINPMLNGKFYTLSFEGRSGIYGPGAPIALANRPIGDALVRCAIEKSEGNSPRSG, translated from the coding sequence ATGCGCGTCCATCTTGTAGCTGTTCAGGCCGAAATCCAGCCCGCGGCTTACCGGAGCGCGGAAGCTTTCCGGGAAAGGGTCTTGGCCTTGACCCGTTCCGCTGTGGAGGGGCTCCCTGAGGGAGAGCCACGTGTCGTGGCCTTTCCCGAGGCCTTCGCGCTGCCGCTTTGCTTCTGGCTCGAGACCCCCGAAGAGATCGTCCAGGCCCCCTCGGCCTTATCCGCCGCGGCTGCCTTGCTCCGCAAGCGCTGGCCCGAGGCGTTGCGGCTCGCCATCCCCTCCCCTGCGGTGTTTTTTCACCTGCGGGCGCTCGAGGTCTGGCCGGTGTACGAAGCGGTTTTTCGCGAGGCCGCGCGCGCAGGCCAGGCCTATGTGGTGGCGGGTTCCCTCTTCAGTCCCCCCATGGACTGGGAGCCCGCACGGGGGTATCACCGCGTATCCCGGGCCGTGTTCAACCAAACCCTGCTCATCTCCCCTTGGGGTATGGTCCTGAGCCGGATTCCCAAGATGAACCTGACCCAAGACGAAACCAAGAGCTTCCTTTCGGGCGGCCCGCTCGGCAGCCAAGTAGTACAGACCCAAATCGGCACACTGGGAACGCTCATCTGTCTAGATGCCTTCCACGAACGGTGGGTAGAGTGGGTTGACAGCCAAGGCGCTTGGCTGTTGGTCCAGCCCTCGGCGAACGCCGCCAAATGGGAAGGCCCCTGGAGCGCCGATGCGCGCCAGATCGAGGGCGAGGTCTGGCTGAGGGAAGGGCTAGCCAAGAAACTCGCGGCCCGCGAGAATTTGCGCTATGGCATCAACCCTATGCTAAACGGCAAATTCTACACCCTGAGCTTCGAGGGGCGAAGCGGAATCTATGGCCCTGGAGCGCCGATAGCGCTAGCCAATAGACCCATCGGAGATGCCCTGGTCCGCTGCGCCATCGAAAAAAGCGAGGGGAACTCCCCTCGCTCGGGTTGA
- a CDS encoding ABC transporter permease, which translates to MTLTRSTGGLARGRSPAWIPGLVTLAGLLALPWARTDRSLLEFSTPLLVLNQAPTLGILLFTITSALALASFLNLPLVLRGYGLVGLGSLGFLGGVGWLVATSSPFGVGALLALSGLLVMVGIGLSESGIIQNDPFVTGSILVCSLFVLLFIVYPLFTVLRESVWIKGQFTLAKLQGVLGSPLFISIENPYTGRSERLIVLALTGVGALVGVWLLARAGFRWSRVMSRLVAGTVLGWIVGAGIFGAGALPTSLYLALIVAPVATGLGLVFALLEQRSRAAWVRRSLSVVSLLPLITPPFVFAFALTYWLGRRGIITYDLLGLNTNFLFGVTGVAIAQVLAFTPVAFLILRGSVQGLSATLEEASATLRASPWHTFYSVTWPLLRPGMAAAFLLTIIESLADFGNPMLLGGDRNFLATEVFLALTGRYDPNEAAVYGTVLLALVLTVFGLQKLWLGNTSFVTVTGKPGGGNFSPLPLWLERSLQGILLLWGLSVVLLYFSIFFGSFVDIWGIKNTFTAKHYAELTTLGLPVLFKTAQLALLSAFIATSVGFLIAYLVARQNFFGRGLLEVGSMLSFATPGTVMGVAYILAFNTGPWLLTGTGIIIVLALVFRNMPAAVRGVISGLSQIDKSLEEASTMLRAPSSTTLRRVLIPLLIPQLLAGAVFAFVRGMTAISQVIFLISPGNTLATVLMLRWIEQGDLGRGSAMATVMILSLLLVILLLFALSRRLGRASSMEGMV; encoded by the coding sequence ATGACCCTCACCCGAAGTACCGGCGGCCTTGCGCGCGGCCGCTCCCCCGCGTGGATACCCGGTCTGGTCACGCTCGCGGGGTTGCTGGCCCTGCCCTGGGCTAGAACCGACCGCAGCCTGCTCGAGTTCAGCACCCCACTGCTGGTGCTGAACCAAGCCCCCACGTTGGGAATACTGCTCTTTACAATCACCTCAGCATTGGCTCTGGCGAGTTTCTTGAACCTGCCGCTGGTGCTCCGCGGGTATGGCCTGGTGGGGCTGGGCAGCCTGGGTTTCCTTGGCGGGGTGGGCTGGCTGGTGGCGACCTCGAGCCCCTTCGGGGTGGGGGCTTTGCTGGCCCTGTCGGGCTTGTTGGTGATGGTGGGGATCGGCCTCAGCGAGTCGGGGATCATCCAGAACGACCCCTTCGTGACCGGGAGCATCCTGGTCTGTTCGCTGTTCGTGCTGCTCTTCATCGTCTACCCGCTCTTTACCGTGTTGCGCGAGTCGGTGTGGATCAAGGGGCAGTTCACCCTCGCCAAGTTGCAGGGCGTGCTCGGCTCACCCCTCTTCATCTCCATCGAGAACCCCTACACCGGCCGCTCCGAACGTTTGATCGTCCTCGCGCTGACCGGCGTGGGGGCGCTGGTGGGGGTCTGGCTGCTGGCTCGAGCGGGCTTTCGTTGGAGCCGGGTCATGTCGAGGCTCGTTGCCGGGACGGTGCTGGGCTGGATCGTGGGCGCGGGGATCTTCGGGGCCGGGGCCTTGCCCACCAGCCTCTACCTGGCCCTCATCGTAGCCCCGGTCGCTACCGGCTTAGGACTGGTCTTCGCGCTCTTGGAGCAGCGCTCGCGGGCCGCCTGGGTACGGCGCAGCCTCAGCGTGGTGAGCCTGCTCCCGCTCATCACCCCGCCCTTCGTGTTCGCCTTCGCGCTCACCTACTGGCTGGGGCGGCGGGGGATCATCACCTACGATCTGCTGGGTTTGAACACCAACTTCCTCTTCGGCGTGACCGGGGTGGCGATCGCCCAGGTGCTGGCCTTTACCCCGGTGGCCTTTTTGATCCTGCGCGGCTCGGTGCAGGGGTTAAGCGCGACACTCGAGGAGGCCTCGGCTACCCTTCGGGCCAGTCCTTGGCACACCTTTTACAGCGTGACCTGGCCCCTCCTGCGCCCCGGCATGGCCGCCGCGTTCCTGCTCACCATCATCGAGTCGTTGGCTGACTTCGGGAACCCTATGCTCCTGGGCGGGGATCGCAACTTTTTGGCGACCGAGGTCTTCCTGGCCCTCACCGGGCGCTACGACCCCAACGAGGCAGCGGTGTACGGCACGGTGCTGCTGGCCCTGGTGCTCACGGTGTTCGGGCTGCAAAAGCTCTGGCTGGGCAATACCTCCTTTGTTACTGTGACCGGAAAACCCGGCGGCGGTAACTTCTCCCCGCTGCCCTTGTGGCTCGAGCGCAGCCTCCAGGGCATCTTACTCTTGTGGGGATTGTCGGTGGTGCTGCTCTACTTCTCGATCTTCTTCGGCTCCTTTGTGGACATCTGGGGGATCAAGAACACCTTTACCGCCAAGCACTACGCCGAACTCACCACCCTGGGATTGCCGGTGCTCTTCAAGACCGCCCAACTCGCCCTGCTGAGCGCTTTTATCGCTACCTCGGTGGGCTTCCTCATCGCCTACTTGGTGGCCCGGCAGAACTTTTTCGGGCGGGGGCTGCTAGAGGTGGGCTCGATGCTCTCCTTCGCCACCCCCGGCACGGTAATGGGGGTGGCCTACATCCTCGCCTTCAACACCGGCCCCTGGCTCCTCACCGGAACCGGCATCATCATCGTGCTGGCGCTGGTGTTTCGCAACATGCCCGCTGCTGTGCGGGGGGTGATCTCGGGGTTGTCGCAGATTGACAAGAGCCTCGAGGAAGCCTCGACCATGCTCCGCGCGCCCTCGAGTACCACCCTGCGCCGGGTGCTGATCCCGCTCTTGATCCCGCAGCTTTTGGCCGGGGCGGTGTTCGCCTTCGTGCGCGGCATGACCGCCATCAGCCAGGTGATCTTCCTGATCAGCCCCGGTAACACCCTGGCCACGGTGCTGATGCTGCGCTGGATCGAGCAGGGCGACCTGGGGCGGGGCTCGGCGATGGCGACGGTGATGATATTGAGCTTGCTGCTGGTAATTCTGCTACTCTTCGCCCTCTCACGCCGTCTGGGGCGGGCGAGTTCGATGGAGGGAATGGTGTGA
- the hemG gene encoding protoporphyrinogen oxidase codes for MLARLAVIGGGAAGLAAAYYAERAGLEVSVLEASPRFGGKIFSLSGDGFVVEAGPDSFPATPGVLELARELNLTHNLLSPCPNPNPSYLLYKGKTLALPDVPPVQLPWSIGPLLSPAGRLRLAFERFVGQAADPDEGLEPFIRRRFGDEAWSILARPLSHAVYGANPADLSVRSAFSGLWEREQKSAAAQDPNDPKTPARPVSFPGGMGAWVKALLLHLEGKVLAGTGLEVVAISREGEAWQIFTLRGKLEAEAVIFATSAQRTARILRPIYPQATALLNQVPTLSVATVTLAFREEELPTLPGHEVILDGSYRAESFLWASKRWTGRAPEGFQLVRVNFAGEVARLGDIDLTRLAQAELERYAGDRKMPKPLASWPFRLGTVPVYQVGHGRRVAAIEDAIDRMPGVFTAGLGLKGLSLADSVREGWQAVQRALNYLALHPSQHPSTPSSTPPIAEAGHSPSS; via the coding sequence GTGCTAGCGCGTCTGGCCGTAATTGGTGGAGGGGCTGCGGGCTTGGCTGCAGCCTACTACGCCGAGCGGGCCGGGCTCGAGGTCAGCGTGCTCGAGGCCAGCCCTCGGTTTGGCGGGAAGATCTTCTCGCTCAGCGGCGATGGCTTTGTGGTAGAAGCCGGGCCCGATTCCTTCCCAGCGACGCCCGGAGTGCTCGAGCTAGCCAGGGAACTCAACCTTACCCATAACCTCCTCTCTCCCTGCCCCAACCCAAACCCCAGCTACCTGCTCTACAAGGGCAAGACCCTAGCTCTGCCCGATGTCCCCCCGGTCCAGCTCCCCTGGAGTATCGGCCCGCTGCTCTCCCCAGCGGGGCGGCTGCGGCTGGCCTTTGAACGGTTCGTGGGCCAAGCAGCAGACCCTGACGAAGGGCTGGAGCCCTTTATCCGCCGCCGCTTTGGGGACGAAGCCTGGAGCATTTTGGCCCGGCCCCTCAGCCATGCCGTATATGGCGCTAATCCCGCAGATCTCTCGGTGCGGTCAGCTTTCTCAGGCTTATGGGAACGCGAGCAGAAAAGCGCTGCGGCGCAAGACCCCAACGATCCCAAAACCCCCGCCAGACCGGTATCCTTCCCAGGGGGAATGGGGGCTTGGGTCAAGGCGCTGCTGCTCCACCTCGAGGGGAAGGTGCTAGCAGGTACCGGACTGGAGGTGGTAGCGATTAGCCGGGAGGGGGAGGCATGGCAGATTTTTACCTTACGCGGCAAGCTCGAGGCCGAGGCGGTGATCTTCGCCACCTCAGCGCAGCGCACCGCCCGTATCCTGCGCCCCATCTACCCTCAGGCTACCGCCCTGCTCAACCAGGTGCCCACCCTCTCGGTCGCGACGGTTACGCTGGCCTTCCGGGAGGAGGAGCTGCCCACCCTACCGGGCCACGAGGTAATCCTGGACGGAAGCTACCGTGCCGAGAGCTTCCTTTGGGCTAGTAAGCGCTGGACAGGACGGGCTCCTGAAGGCTTCCAGTTGGTACGGGTGAACTTCGCTGGGGAGGTAGCGCGGCTGGGGGATATCGACCTGACGCGCTTAGCCCAAGCTGAACTCGAGCGCTATGCGGGGGACAGGAAGATGCCTAAGCCCCTGGCAAGTTGGCCGTTCCGCTTAGGTACGGTCCCTGTTTACCAAGTCGGCCATGGGCGTCGGGTAGCGGCCATCGAAGACGCGATCGATCGGATGCCGGGAGTCTTCACCGCCGGATTGGGCCTCAAAGGCCTCAGCCTGGCCGATAGCGTGCGGGAGGGATGGCAGGCGGTGCAAAGAGCGCTCAACTACCTGGCCTTGCACCCCTCCCAACACCCATCGACGCCAAGCAGTACCCCGCCCATAGCCGAGGCTGGCCACTCACCCTCGAGCTAA